A genomic segment from Campylobacter concisus encodes:
- a CDS encoding NAD(P)H-dependent oxidoreductase: protein MNYLEILKFRHACKVFDESKKIGAGEFDFILEAGRLSPSSTGLEQWDILVVQNKELREKIKALSWNQAQITSCSHLVVVLAKIKEVKFGSAYVNKMIARNTNKDPEAIAARQKFYHDFLLANFKNDDELTFQWSHEQCMIIATNMMNAAASLGIDSCPIEGFDRHALNELLGLDESFQRVAIMVSFGYRLNPQPKKLRREISDIVTWIY from the coding sequence ATGAACTATCTTGAAATTTTAAAATTTCGTCATGCTTGCAAGGTTTTTGACGAAAGCAAAAAAATCGGTGCTGGAGAGTTTGATTTTATACTAGAAGCTGGTAGGTTAAGCCCTAGTTCAACTGGCCTTGAGCAGTGGGATATCTTAGTCGTTCAGAATAAAGAGCTTAGAGAAAAAATAAAAGCTCTTTCATGGAATCAAGCACAAATCACATCTTGCTCGCATTTAGTTGTCGTTTTAGCTAAGATCAAAGAGGTGAAATTTGGAAGCGCATACGTTAATAAAATGATCGCTAGAAATACCAATAAAGATCCTGAAGCCATTGCTGCAAGGCAAAAATTTTACCATGACTTTTTGCTAGCAAATTTTAAAAATGATGATGAGCTAACATTTCAGTGGTCACATGAACAATGCATGATAATCGCCACAAATATGATGAATGCAGCTGCAAGTTTGGGCATTGATAGTTGCCCAATAGAAGGCTTTGACAGACACGCTTTAAATGAACTTTTGGGGCTTGATGAGAGTTTTCAAAGAGTGGCTATCATGGTATCATTTGGCTACCGCCTAAATCCACAACCAAAAAAACTTCGCAGAGAAATTTCTGATATCGTTACTTGGATCTATTAA
- a CDS encoding diguanylate cyclase domain-containing protein has product MLEKQKTSLQIVKMFYTKAILLLLSFIFLALFVVCAGTNDMKYDLSSTNSNIKSSISNSFFIIKNDLFLKSKMVEAGLSDMLFDKNSTKNDLYIAFYVFDKNRNLLYSKRFLGADDIAEKDLSQLSLNEIDAGKFTVSDRVYKNNRFRDIYASYGLKNGGSILVQIDIKFLQNYTNVDYDEKTKTYAYLVDKYGNLSRDEFYKKFDESMFLPYVSLGDEFKEDKIIFSLSHMGFYLISYMPEYKIFVITASTKHFHIFMQFVLFWLSIFCFTSSLILWVRDVKFIKNRIMPALKEVRDTLDGDEYEIKRSLNVTEFEDIKNGINKLKIETKKATDGLEEYKSRFGYIFEQSFLKIVVYDAYSGDIIDASNAFLSSVGYTKDEIIELNLNDLIDDDFALFMQMKQDAQNSDMSFKIKLKTKDGGTKEGFLQESQIELRDSRLNFMLIHELDDGKFTKKDNEAINDYSFLSPNVIAEALSSDPFSIVRSTQNIDSIFKVPQDKKLINLKDLISPESLDEFAVNVSNESKKFFEKGSKNSEINLVANMQTNENNKTPFKIKVKFIDNGADKEQKIIYFFNDLSDIAKLQEKYDAELKYFQSILWASQALVFSWDKKSDTLYIPNAIAKSLGYALNGDMSINFERAKTIFVDEFVSFKDFFDLIKKGEVYDGEVRFYRADKEIIYVRIRAKAIAFYDGEASVIKGTMQDLSVQNSFFSYQDLLAKIFSYAKEQIIMLDDEFRIIDANDAFFDTLNISRDKNFIEKIYSKDIINFKNGLKDIKDEILNSLKITGFWQGLIHDVRSKNRLEVISISKLLNAFGDQEGYILLASSANDDCYNKEYLEFIAYHDTLTGLPNRFLLFNKLENLLKQAKKSLKIAAFYVDFDNFKSINDGYGHQVGDKILIEISKKIDEIFPKQGIFARIGGDEFIGAMPYENLGEIYETAENILRVGQSKISIDDDEKKLSVSIGISLSSDALSVDDLIERADWAMYQAKLNGKNKYYVFNSKKDTYFKNEYRDDSKIIEAIDAGEMFLLYQPEIDIKSGEVSSFEAFIRWKNGDKILRPSDFLPLAKGSKAVVAIALFTLKDALKARAVWLKDGINAKVRVNLCIKKLMTSEFFEKFKKLLKDEQLDANGLIIDIVDSASGVNLDDVVRYIDAYKELGISFSLDDFASYSGSVEALGMLKTNRFNIDKRFCKQIFDSVEALKTIRMIKYVSDTFNFDVMIKNLEDKSMLEIFVGFGFSRFQGRLFAPELSLDDVLKFKFTLSSPLNVRNFQDDENYNMLCKIVGAKELMIRLINLLKCDEKVSEKLKIEIANQIDDIRIINEKLAEILDTILVKIDKENVINLANEVILLCDNDLNLSGANK; this is encoded by the coding sequence GTGCTTGAGAAACAAAAAACCAGCCTTCAGATAGTAAAAATGTTTTATACAAAGGCTATTTTACTTCTACTCTCATTTATATTTTTAGCATTATTTGTAGTTTGTGCCGGTACGAACGATATGAAGTATGATCTTAGCTCAACAAATTCAAATATAAAATCATCAATCTCAAATAGCTTTTTTATAATAAAAAACGATCTATTTTTAAAGTCAAAAATGGTTGAAGCAGGTCTTAGTGATATGTTATTTGATAAAAATTCAACAAAAAACGATCTTTATATAGCTTTTTATGTTTTTGATAAAAATAGAAATTTACTCTATTCAAAGAGATTTTTAGGTGCTGATGACATAGCCGAAAAGGATCTATCTCAGCTTAGTTTAAACGAGATAGATGCCGGGAAATTTACAGTATCAGATCGTGTCTATAAAAATAATCGTTTTAGAGACATTTATGCATCTTATGGACTAAAAAATGGAGGCAGTATTTTAGTTCAAATTGATATAAAATTTTTGCAAAACTACACTAATGTAGATTACGATGAGAAAACCAAAACTTATGCTTATCTGGTAGATAAATATGGAAATTTATCAAGAGATGAGTTTTATAAAAAATTTGATGAATCGATGTTTTTGCCTTATGTGAGTCTTGGCGACGAGTTTAAAGAGGATAAAATAATATTTTCTTTAAGCCATATGGGCTTTTATCTCATAAGCTATATGCCAGAGTATAAAATTTTTGTTATTACTGCCTCAACGAAGCATTTTCATATCTTTATGCAGTTTGTGTTATTTTGGCTATCGATCTTTTGTTTTACATCTTCTTTAATATTATGGGTTAGAGATGTAAAATTTATAAAAAATAGAATAATGCCAGCTTTAAAAGAGGTAAGAGATACTTTAGATGGCGATGAATACGAGATAAAACGAAGCCTTAATGTAACAGAATTTGAAGATATAAAAAATGGAATAAACAAGCTAAAGATAGAAACCAAAAAAGCAACTGATGGGCTAGAAGAATACAAAAGTAGATTTGGCTATATTTTTGAGCAAAGCTTTTTGAAAATAGTAGTTTATGATGCTTATAGCGGCGATATTATTGATGCTAGTAATGCATTTTTATCTTCTGTTGGCTACACAAAAGATGAGATTATAGAGCTAAATTTAAATGATTTAATAGATGACGATTTTGCATTGTTTATGCAAATGAAACAAGATGCTCAAAATAGCGATATGAGTTTTAAAATCAAGCTAAAAACAAAAGATGGCGGCACTAAAGAGGGATTTTTACAAGAGTCGCAGATTGAACTAAGGGATTCTAGGCTAAATTTTATGCTTATACACGAGCTTGATGATGGAAAATTTACGAAAAAGGATAACGAAGCAATAAATGATTATTCGTTTTTATCGCCAAATGTAATAGCAGAAGCTTTAAGCAGCGATCCATTTTCTATCGTAAGAAGTACGCAAAATATTGATAGTATCTTTAAAGTCCCGCAAGATAAGAAGCTTATAAATTTAAAAGATCTAATAAGCCCTGAAAGTTTAGATGAGTTTGCTGTAAATGTTTCTAATGAATCTAAAAAATTCTTTGAAAAAGGTAGCAAAAATAGCGAAATAAATCTCGTAGCCAATATGCAAACAAATGAAAACAACAAAACGCCATTTAAAATAAAGGTAAAATTTATAGATAATGGTGCTGACAAAGAGCAAAAAATCATCTACTTTTTTAATGACCTAAGCGATATAGCAAAGTTGCAAGAAAAATATGATGCTGAATTAAAATATTTTCAAAGCATACTTTGGGCAAGCCAAGCGCTTGTCTTTTCGTGGGATAAAAAAAGCGATACCCTTTATATCCCAAATGCTATTGCTAAGTCGCTCGGATATGCATTAAATGGGGATATGAGTATAAATTTTGAACGTGCGAAAACTATATTTGTAGATGAATTTGTAAGCTTTAAGGACTTTTTTGACCTTATAAAAAAAGGTGAAGTATATGATGGCGAAGTGCGTTTTTATAGGGCTGATAAAGAGATTATTTATGTAAGGATTAGAGCAAAAGCAATAGCTTTTTATGATGGTGAAGCAAGCGTTATAAAGGGCACAATGCAAGATCTTAGTGTGCAAAATAGCTTTTTTTCTTATCAAGATCTTTTAGCAAAAATTTTCTCATACGCAAAAGAGCAAATTATTATGCTTGATGATGAGTTTAGAATCATAGATGCTAATGACGCTTTTTTCGATACGCTTAACATTTCTAGAGATAAAAATTTTATAGAGAAAATTTACTCAAAAGATATAATTAATTTTAAAAACGGACTAAAAGATATTAAAGATGAAATTTTAAATTCACTTAAAATAACTGGCTTTTGGCAAGGTCTTATTCATGATGTTCGAAGCAAAAATAGACTCGAAGTCATAAGTATAAGTAAGCTTTTAAACGCGTTTGGCGATCAAGAGGGATATATTTTGTTAGCTTCAAGCGCAAATGATGATTGCTACAATAAAGAGTACCTTGAATTTATCGCGTATCACGATACGCTGACTGGGTTACCAAATAGATTTTTACTTTTCAATAAGCTAGAAAATCTGCTAAAACAAGCGAAAAAAAGCTTAAAAATAGCAGCTTTTTATGTTGATTTTGATAATTTTAAATCAATAAATGACGGATACGGACATCAAGTAGGTGATAAAATCCTAATAGAAATTTCAAAAAAAATAGATGAAATTTTTCCAAAACAAGGAATATTTGCGAGAATAGGCGGGGACGAGTTTATAGGCGCTATGCCTTATGAAAATTTGGGAGAAATTTACGAAACTGCTGAAAACATCTTAAGAGTGGGTCAGAGTAAAATTTCTATTGATGATGACGAGAAAAAACTTAGCGTAAGTATTGGTATTAGTTTAAGTAGCGATGCACTTAGTGTTGATGATCTAATTGAAAGAGCTGATTGGGCTATGTATCAAGCAAAGCTTAATGGAAAAAATAAATATTATGTATTTAATTCGAAAAAAGATACGTATTTTAAAAATGAATATAGAGATGACTCAAAGATCATTGAAGCTATCGATGCTGGCGAGATGTTCTTGCTTTATCAGCCTGAGATTGATATAAAAAGTGGAGAAGTTAGTAGCTTTGAGGCATTTATTAGATGGAAAAATGGCGATAAGATATTAAGGCCATCAGACTTCTTGCCACTTGCAAAAGGCTCAAAAGCAGTTGTTGCTATCGCATTATTTACACTAAAAGATGCTTTAAAGGCTAGGGCTGTATGGCTAAAAGATGGAATAAATGCAAAAGTTAGAGTAAATTTATGCATTAAAAAGCTAATGACTTCTGAGTTTTTTGAGAAATTTAAAAAGCTTTTAAAAGATGAGCAACTAGACGCTAATGGGCTAATCATAGATATCGTTGACTCTGCAAGTGGCGTAAATTTAGATGATGTTGTTAGATATATCGATGCTTATAAGGAACTAGGCATTAGCTTTTCGCTTGATGATTTTGCATCTTATTCAGGCTCGGTAGAAGCTTTAGGCATGTTAAAAACAAACAGATTCAATATAGATAAAAGATTTTGCAAACAAATTTTTGATTCAGTAGAAGCGCTAAAGACCATACGCATGATAAAGTATGTATCAGATACATTTAATTTTGATGTCATGATAAAAAATTTAGAAGATAAAAGTATGCTTGAAATTTTTGTTGGATTTGGCTTTAGTAGATTTCAAGGACGGCTTTTTGCGCCAGAGCTTAGCTTGGATGATGTGCTCAAATTTAAATTCACTCTATCATCTCCGTTAAATGTAAGAAATTTTCAAGATGATGAGAACTACAATATGCTTTGCAAAATAGTAGGTGCAAAAGAGCTTATGATTCGTTTGATAAATTTGCTTAAATGCGATGAAAAAGTAAGCGAAAAATTAAAAATCGAAATAGCAAATCAAATAGATGATATCAGAATAATAAATGAAAAATTAGCTGAAATTTTAGATACGATCCTTGTAAAAATAGACAAAGAGAACGTAATAAATTTAGCTAATGAGGTAATTTTGTTATGCGATAATGATCTAAATTTGAGTGGAGCGAATAAATAA
- a CDS encoding ATP phosphoribosyltransferase regulatory subunit, producing MNENALNVYEHEIPNGSKLYFASSAKLKRQIEQKASEILENEGFSEIVTPFFSYHQHLSVDATNLLRFSDSLNHEISLRADSTVDTVRIVLRRLKANESKRWFYIQPVFRYPSQEIYQIGAELIGENDVLKSINIVAKLIDELKMDTFLQVSNIQIPRVICEILSVPIEIFENGQMEKILSQNVPWLSALALLKSVDELDEVIKISPSKLKEPLENLRNLASALEYKNLRIVPLYYSKMRYYNSLFFRFLRNNSIIASGGSYEIDGKINSGFAVYTDALIEEKINLRK from the coding sequence ATGAATGAAAATGCTTTAAATGTTTATGAGCATGAAATCCCAAATGGAAGCAAGCTATACTTTGCCAGCAGTGCAAAGCTAAAGAGGCAGATTGAGCAAAAAGCTAGTGAAATTTTAGAAAATGAAGGCTTTAGCGAGATCGTAACGCCATTTTTCTCATATCACCAGCATTTAAGTGTAGATGCTACAAATCTTTTACGTTTTAGCGATAGTCTAAATCACGAAATAAGCCTAAGAGCTGATAGTACGGTAGATACTGTAAGGATCGTGCTTAGAAGGCTAAAAGCAAATGAATCAAAAAGATGGTTTTATATCCAGCCAGTCTTTCGCTATCCAAGCCAAGAAATTTATCAAATCGGAGCCGAACTAATCGGTGAAAATGATGTTTTAAAAAGCATAAATATTGTAGCAAAGCTTATTGATGAGCTAAAAATGGATACATTTTTGCAAGTGAGCAATATACAAATCCCAAGAGTGATTTGTGAAATTTTAAGCGTGCCTATTGAAATTTTTGAAAATGGGCAAATGGAAAAAATTTTATCTCAAAATGTTCCATGGCTAAGCGCTCTTGCTCTTTTAAAGTCAGTTGATGAGTTGGATGAAGTGATTAAAATTTCTCCAAGCAAACTAAAAGAACCGCTTGAAAATTTGAGAAATTTAGCCAGCGCTTTAGAATATAAAAATTTAAGAATAGTTCCGCTATATTACTCGAAAATGAGATATTACAATAGTTTATTTTTTAGATTTTTAAGAAATAACAGCATAATAGCAAGTGGCGGCAGCTACGAAATAGACGGAAAAATAAATAGTGGTTTTGCTGTTTATACAGATGCATTGATAGAAGAAAAAATTAATTTAAGGAAGTAA
- a CDS encoding adenylosuccinate synthase: protein MRKADLVVGVQWGDEGKGKIVDMLGLNYDMICRSQGGHNAGHTIWVDGVRYALHLVPSGILHKNIINIIGNGVVVCPEVLITEMAQFENLEGRLYISDKAHLNLSYHSQIDQAKERLKGEKAIGTTGKGIGPTYADKISRSGHRVGELLEPERLCDALMHDFETNKCVFDALGVKIPNESELLEELKRYKEVLAPFIANTTNLVWKALDEDKKVLLEGAQGTLLDIDHGTYPYVTSSNTISAGACTGLGLNPKEIGEVIGVIKAYTTRVGFGPFPTEDKGTSGDKMCDIGKEFGTTTGRRRRCGWFDAVSVKYASRLDGVDTYALMKLDVLDGFEVVKICKAYQYNGETIDYMPTDLENATPIYEELAGWDSVKGISKYEDLPANARAYIERIEELTGVKIGYISTSPERSDTIIR, encoded by the coding sequence ATGAGAAAGGCTGATTTAGTAGTTGGAGTTCAATGGGGTGATGAGGGTAAAGGCAAGATAGTTGATATGCTAGGACTAAACTATGACATGATCTGTCGCTCACAGGGCGGCCATAATGCCGGCCATACGATCTGGGTTGATGGCGTTAGATACGCGCTTCACCTTGTTCCAAGCGGAATTTTGCATAAAAATATCATAAACATCATTGGCAATGGTGTTGTTGTTTGCCCAGAAGTATTAATCACTGAAATGGCTCAGTTTGAAAATTTAGAGGGAAGGCTTTATATTAGTGATAAGGCACATTTAAATCTAAGCTACCATAGTCAAATCGATCAAGCAAAAGAGAGACTAAAGGGCGAAAAAGCAATCGGTACTACTGGCAAAGGCATAGGACCAACTTATGCTGATAAAATAAGTAGAAGTGGCCACAGAGTAGGCGAGTTACTTGAGCCAGAGCGTTTGTGCGATGCTTTGATGCATGATTTTGAGACAAACAAATGCGTATTTGACGCACTTGGTGTAAAAATTCCTAATGAGAGCGAATTGCTTGAAGAGCTAAAAAGATATAAAGAGGTTTTGGCTCCATTTATCGCAAACACTACAAATTTAGTTTGGAAAGCGCTAGATGAAGATAAAAAAGTCCTACTTGAAGGTGCTCAGGGCACGCTTTTAGATATCGACCATGGCACATATCCATACGTAACTAGCTCAAATACCATAAGTGCAGGTGCTTGCACAGGTCTTGGACTAAATCCAAAAGAAATAGGTGAAGTAATAGGCGTCATAAAGGCCTATACGACTCGTGTTGGCTTTGGTCCTTTCCCAACAGAAGATAAAGGTACGAGTGGCGATAAGATGTGTGATATCGGTAAGGAATTTGGCACAACAACAGGCCGCCGCAGACGTTGTGGCTGGTTTGATGCTGTGAGTGTAAAATATGCTTCAAGACTCGATGGTGTCGATACTTATGCGCTCATGAAGCTTGATGTACTTGATGGATTTGAGGTGGTAAAAATTTGCAAAGCTTATCAATATAATGGTGAAACTATCGATTATATGCCGACAGATCTTGAAAATGCAACTCCTATTTACGAGGAACTTGCAGGCTGGGATAGCGTAAAAGGTATAAGCAAATATGAAGATCTGCCAGCAAATGCAAGAGCTTATATCGAGAGAATAGAAGAGCTAACTGGCGTAAAGATCGGCTACATCTCAACAAGCCCTGAAAGAAGCGATACGATCATTAGATGA
- a CDS encoding flagellar export protein FliJ yields MKSKFTSIVRVKKQEMDKVEAKLAVARLNVRNFEENLVHLRARLEEFCLPKSGNIGELKENLEFIKIARQELNACKEGLEIAKKEVSHYEHKYKNANLEYEKMKYLEKEEFKKEIKRIQKAEALALDEFAVMKFTAKSEL; encoded by the coding sequence ATGAAAAGCAAATTTACCTCTATCGTCCGCGTAAAAAAACAAGAGATGGATAAGGTAGAGGCAAAGCTCGCCGTTGCCAGGCTTAATGTAAGAAATTTTGAAGAAAATTTAGTTCATTTAAGAGCAAGGCTTGAGGAGTTTTGCTTGCCAAAAAGTGGCAATATAGGCGAACTAAAGGAAAATTTAGAGTTTATAAAGATAGCAAGGCAAGAGTTAAATGCCTGCAAAGAGGGCCTTGAGATAGCTAAAAAAGAGGTTTCGCATTACGAACATAAATATAAAAATGCAAATTTAGAGTACGAAAAGATGAAATATCTAGAAAAAGAAGAGTTTAAAAAAGAGATAAAACGCATACAAAAGGCTGAAGCACTTGCACTTGATGAGTTTGCAGTGATGAAATTTACAGCTAAGAGCGAGTTGTGA
- a CDS encoding MotE family protein translates to MRAVLLFLTILNFAFCFEVPVDCTQIFEARKEEISKELEIIDEQRQALEVFRASSAAAYEENNKKLAKKEADLNATMKVIEQKRKEIDEVVAKNEKILKELRTMTSDKVNESYSKMKDGAAAEVLSKMPRSNAATILYALDAKKISTIMAKMDPKVASEITILLQKGPPFADEKGDMPTPAGSINIQ, encoded by the coding sequence ATGAGAGCGGTTTTATTATTCTTAACTATTTTAAATTTTGCATTTTGTTTTGAAGTGCCAGTTGACTGTACGCAAATTTTTGAAGCTAGAAAAGAAGAAATTTCAAAGGAACTTGAGATCATAGATGAACAGCGCCAAGCTTTAGAAGTATTTCGTGCAAGCTCGGCAGCAGCCTATGAAGAAAATAATAAAAAGCTTGCCAAAAAAGAAGCTGACCTAAATGCGACAATGAAAGTGATCGAGCAAAAACGCAAAGAGATCGATGAAGTGGTCGCCAAAAATGAGAAAATTTTAAAAGAACTTCGCACAATGACTAGCGATAAAGTAAATGAGTCATATTCTAAGATGAAAGATGGCGCGGCAGCTGAAGTGCTCTCTAAAATGCCTAGATCAAACGCAGCCACCATACTTTATGCTCTTGATGCCAAAAAGATATCAACTATAATGGCAAAAATGGATCCAAAAGTAGCATCTGAGATCACCATTTTGCTTCAAAAAGGGCCACCATTTGCTGATGAAAAAGGCGATATGCCAACCCCAGCTGGTAGCATAAATATTCAGTAA
- a CDS encoding TerC/Alx family metal homeostasis membrane protein, which translates to MNTLEIQTIIVFLIMVSVAFGIDLFAHKHDEKISLKQAGIWSIFWIGLSVLFGIYLYFERGSEIASLYFAGYALEKSLSVDNLFVMMAIFSWFKIPEIYRHRVLYFGVIGAMIFRLIFVAVGTMLFAISPWMELIFVAIVAYSAVMMIKKDKCDEDIKDYSNHIAYRAVYRFFPILPQLFGHSFFVRFSEISKQISDSQKTALNDQILRLKATWIATPLFLCLCVIELSDVIFAFDSVPAVIAVSKDPVIVYSAMIFAILGLRTLYFVLEALKNFLKYLEISVIVLLFFIAAKLAVNATAHIFHHAFEISAQISLFIILVILGVGVLASLVKK; encoded by the coding sequence TTGAACACGTTAGAAATTCAAACAATTATAGTTTTTCTTATAATGGTATCGGTTGCCTTTGGAATAGATCTTTTTGCTCATAAACATGATGAGAAAATTTCACTAAAACAAGCTGGTATTTGGTCTATTTTTTGGATAGGACTTTCGGTACTTTTTGGCATATATTTATATTTTGAGCGAGGCAGTGAAATAGCAAGTCTTTATTTTGCAGGATATGCGCTAGAAAAGTCGCTCTCGGTAGATAATCTTTTTGTGATGATGGCGATTTTTTCATGGTTTAAGATACCTGAAATTTACCGCCACAGAGTGCTTTATTTTGGCGTTATAGGAGCTATGATATTTAGGCTCATCTTTGTAGCCGTAGGTACAATGCTTTTTGCCATCTCTCCTTGGATGGAGCTAATATTTGTGGCAATAGTCGCATATAGTGCCGTAATGATGATAAAAAAAGATAAGTGTGATGAGGATATAAAAGATTATTCAAACCACATAGCTTATAGGGCAGTTTATCGCTTCTTTCCGATTTTACCACAGCTTTTTGGACATAGCTTTTTTGTTAGATTTAGCGAAATTTCTAAGCAAATTTCAGATAGTCAAAAAACTGCTCTTAACGATCAAATTTTAAGACTAAAAGCCACTTGGATAGCAACACCATTATTCTTGTGCCTTTGCGTGATTGAGCTAAGCGATGTGATATTTGCTTTTGATAGCGTTCCAGCTGTCATTGCTGTGAGCAAAGATCCTGTAATTGTTTATTCAGCGATGATATTTGCGATACTTGGGCTAAGAACGCTTTATTTTGTGCTTGAAGCACTCAAAAATTTTTTAAAATATCTAGAAATTTCTGTGATCGTGCTTTTATTTTTTATCGCAGCAAAGCTAGCTGTAAATGCGACTGCTCATATCTTTCATCATGCTTTTGAAATTTCTGCACAAATTAGCCTTTTTATCATTCTAGTCATCCTTGGAGTTGGGGTCCTAGCAAGTTTGGTTAAAAAATAG
- a CDS encoding molybdopterin molybdotransferase MoeA: MSYEDSLKILKDAVEIWDKVEKIAITDALDRNIAHDVIADKNYPAKPVSAMDGYAFAYGDSLSELELITDLPAGSDKEIKISGNKCVKTFTGSLMSEGSDTLVPVENVEVNDSKITIKKGVSKGFAVRAVGESYKKGEILIKKGTKLSYAEIALLAELGIFHVSVFIRPRVAIIATGSEIKDLGEPLENAAQIHSSNHIGIAMQIRKMGAEPILCEIVKDEATLVKKAIINALKSADILITTGGVSMGDYDFVKDTLKENFSVIIDKAAVKPGRHIKIAKSGEKYIFALPGFPYSAMVMCVLYVRVLINLWLGNDEPKITAIMDEDYKKRSPFLEFTAVNLENREGKNFVNLNGKKLGSSAIVNNLTNKAALLMIPIDKEILKKGEIVEVFMMPC; the protein is encoded by the coding sequence ATGAGTTATGAGGATAGTTTAAAGATTTTAAAAGATGCAGTTGAAATTTGGGATAAAGTAGAAAAGATCGCCATCACAGATGCTCTTGATAGAAATATCGCACACGATGTGATAGCGGACAAAAACTATCCAGCAAAGCCAGTTTCAGCGATGGATGGCTACGCATTTGCATATGGTGATAGCTTAAGCGAGCTTGAGCTCATCACCGATCTTCCCGCAGGAAGTGACAAGGAAATAAAAATAAGCGGGAACAAATGCGTTAAAACCTTTACTGGCTCACTCATGAGTGAGGGCTCAGATACGCTAGTGCCAGTTGAAAATGTCGAAGTTAATGACTCAAAGATCACTATCAAAAAAGGTGTATCAAAGGGCTTTGCTGTGCGTGCGGTGGGCGAGAGCTACAAAAAGGGAGAAATTTTAATAAAAAAAGGCACCAAGCTTAGTTACGCAGAAATCGCACTTCTTGCTGAGCTTGGCATCTTTCACGTAAGCGTTTTCATCCGTCCTAGAGTAGCAATAATTGCAACTGGTAGCGAGATCAAAGACCTTGGCGAGCCACTAGAAAACGCTGCACAAATTCATAGCTCAAATCACATAGGTATAGCGATGCAAATACGTAAAATGGGAGCTGAGCCAATCCTTTGCGAGATCGTAAAAGATGAGGCTACGCTTGTTAAAAAAGCTATCATAAATGCACTAAAATCAGCTGATATCTTAATAACAACTGGTGGCGTTAGCATGGGAGATTATGACTTTGTAAAAGATACTTTAAAAGAAAATTTTAGCGTCATCATAGACAAAGCTGCTGTTAAGCCGGGCCGCCATATCAAGATAGCAAAATCGGGCGAAAAATATATATTTGCACTGCCTGGATTTCCGTATTCGGCGATGGTTATGTGCGTACTTTACGTTAGAGTCTTGATAAATTTATGGCTAGGCAATGATGAGCCAAAGATCACGGCGATAATGGACGAAGACTATAAAAAGCGTTCGCCATTTTTAGAATTTACGGCTGTAAATCTAGAAAATCGTGAAGGAAAAAATTTTGTAAATCTAAATGGCAAAAAGCTTGGCAGTTCAGCGATCGTAAATAATTTAACAAACAAAGCCGCACTTTTAATGATTCCGATAGATAAAGAAATTCTTAAAAAAGGCGAGATAGTAGAAGTCTTTATGATGCCTTGTTAA